In Amblyomma americanum isolate KBUSLIRL-KWMA chromosome 8, ASM5285725v1, whole genome shotgun sequence, the DNA window gccgccgagtgattcagtccactgtgggcgcaagtcagcccaaataaacagttgtgtttagacaccattttctcagcctttctgctctccggaccgcagacaccacttcgtgacaatgtGCTCGTGCTGGTGCTACCGTCCTCGTTGCATGCATGTTCGAGACCAAACCTACAGGCCGGAAACACCGCTAATTTCAACTAGCTTTGCCTGAATAATGCGCTAATTGGTAAGCTTTGCTTCACTAATTTTTCCTCTCTCAGATGCGATCAGAAAACTGGCGATAACAGAACCtgctcctccagaagcgccaGACCTCCTATGCCTTCAACTGTCGATGAATTCTGCCTTACGAGCGCGTATTTTATTCATGTTTGAATGAACGTCGTTCAAATTACTTGCGCGGAACAAAATGCCGAAAATGAGTTTATCTCTGTTGTGTGTTAGAGTTTATCTCTGTTgtatgtacccgccgcggtgcctcagtggttagggagctcgactactgatacggagttcccgggttcgaacccgaccgcggcggctgcgttgttatggaggaaaaacgctaaggagcccgtgtgctgtgcgatgtcagtgcacgttaaagatccccgggtggtcgaaattgttccggagccctccactacggcacctcttcttcctttcttctttcactccctcctttatcccttcccttacggcgcggttcaggtgtccaacgatacatgagacagatactgcgccattttcctttcccccaaaaccaattattactgcTGTGTGTGATCTTTGCTGCTCTCATCATTACTATGGCGCTCACTAAAGGCTGCCCGGTAACCCTGGCCTATCTGTATCGGATATGGCTCATAATTTCAATGTATATAATGATAATACTATAGTGAAATTTCACTTATATGAACACTCATATGTTAGATAATCATTTCATCGTACACTCCTCATCAGGTCCTCATAAGAAGGTACATGACAATGAAAATGGTAGACATGCTCCTTTCAAGCGCAGCCATGAAGTGTACTGCAGTCATCAAaacggaaagaaagaaaacattgcCAGTCACAACCACCGCGCAGTTCGTGTCTTGGAACATTTGGCGGGAGGCAGGCGCTACAGTTGATTCAGTAAAGGGCATAGAAGAGGCATTTTTACTGCAGTTGGCGCAGTCGGACTGATATGTTGATGATGTTTTGTCGGATAAACTAAAGTCCGCAGAGAAGGTGGCCCAAATTCATAACTACGACACGATGTTCTTCCGATGCACGGATGTACGAATTTCTTGAAAATTACTtttcgtccgactggccgaagctgCTGCCGAGAGCCAAGACCGTTCGGCCGTCGTCTAAATCGGTAGCCCCCTACATACCTTCTTTCTCTTGGACATTAAACGCTCTCCTATCCTAGCCtattgaggaaagaaaatagcgcattaattgtctcacatttcggtggccatccgaaccacgccgtaagttaAGGGAGGAAgctggaagtgaaagaaaaactggGGGAGGgggcgaccacctggggatctttaacgtgcactgacatcgcacagcacacgggcgccttttgggcTTCGCCTttatcgaagcgcggccgccgcgtaATGTCACGATGTTGATTTTGTGTACTGCTCTAATTGGTTGGTATAGTGAGACCCTCGGACAGTGGCTTGTTGTCAAGAGCTGTTTTTGCGAAGGTTGCATCGAATTTATCAGAATTTCTTTTGTCTGTCACTCATCATACGCGACAATTGCTGTAAATTCAAGCATGTCTCGTGAGCGTTCATGTTCAGGGTTCTTACCTGTGAGGATGCCCTTGGCCACTATGGGCAGCTTCGTGGTGCGGCGCAGCCAGCTGATATCGCGCCACGAGCTCATAGGTGACAGGAGCGCCCCGACGAAGTACCGACTGGCAGGATTGAACGTGAACGGACAGGCCGGACACGCAACTTTCAGGTTTGCAAAGCTGCGCCATAAGAACAAAGGGGAGAGTTTATACGTTATCTGCCTAAGAGGAGCTCAAGGTTGGAAGCAATGATTCAAGGTTATGCTATAGTCAGTGGGACTTTTGAACATACACGTCATGAGCGGTGGATCAGTGCCGTTCTCGCATGTAGGTCATGCGACCAGGCGGACACATAATAAAAGGACAGCCATCATCGCCCATGCTCTAATCAAGTAAACGACGAAAAAAACTTTCAAGTCTAAACACGTACTTTTCTACCATGTGTACATTAGAAAGCGAGAATGCATGTTTTCCGGAATATTCTTCTTCGAATTTCTAAGTAGCGGTAATAAGGCAAGCTGGACCGTGGCGATCAATTAAACCTTCTATCTTGTGGGACACAGGTATCGCGTGTAATGTTTCCTTGATTTTGCTGGCTGAGCGATAGGTGAACAGCTATCAGCTTCCACTGTTGCTCTACGACATTTGAGGACGAAACACCGCTGCACCACCTCCGTCACAGCAACAGCAGTTTTGTTACCATAGGGAACTGAACCTAAGGTTTGGCTGCGCGCCGAAGGCCAGGCGGTGGTGTTGGGGGTGCAAACGTACAGACGGGATTAAGCTTACGTTGGCCTGTCGGTAATTCCTCTGCCTGGGGAACTGATTTAAATGAttgcgcctctgccgccgttcTATAGGGCTGGTGTCCTCTAAAAATATCAAGAGTTATCCTGATACTGGTCGCCGCTCAGTTCTGGAGCCCTCAGAGTACACAGTGTGAGAGACGTGGTAAAAGGAAACGCTCACTCTCCTCAGATTTTCGAAAATCTCCTCACGCTCGGCATTACCACGTAGGCACGTTAAAACCAAATGGTTCACATCATTCACAACATCGCAGTGTACGCACCAAGGTGACGTGGCACGGTGCACCTTACGCATCCATACCGGCGTATAGGCGGAGTTGGTGCGCAGTCGATATAAGAGATTAGCTTTGTCGCGCAGTAAGCCTGGCAcaacgaaagtaggagcagaggtgGTCGAATTGCCGAAAAGTGTTGCACCACTAGCTGTCCAGCAAAGTTCTCCTTGAAACAGCCACTAAAGATGGATAAGATGACTTCTTGATCAACAAAGCCTGCCACCGCGTTACCAACGGCTCCAGCGAGGGATAATAGCCACTGGAGACAAACCGTAAATCCTTCCATCTGAACCTTGCTCAGCAAGCTTAGAGCCCTGAGGAAAAATGTGTCACCGATAGTCCGCTCGTGCAGGCGCTGTAGTGTAATCAGACGGAAGTACGACTCTCTGTGCTTTGCAGAAACACAGGCATTTAAGCTGCCCTGCAAAGGCTAATGATTCTGCTGAAGTTTACAAAACTCCTTTCCTCCCCTAGCGGTGGAATTCTGAGGTGTTGGTCGGGACACGACGGCACCAAAGGGTTTGACTGGCCGTGTTCGAGTGCTGCACCCGCGTTCGCTGACCGCGTCCAGCTCGCGGCTGTTGCTCCTATTTCGTCGCGGGCACGGCGGGCCTTGGAGCGGCGCCTTGCTTCCCTAGAGCCACGGAAGCGTCTTGGCTGTGTCGTTGGCTTTCCTCACGGTTTTccgtttatggaggtttaacgtcccaaagcgactcaggttatgagggatgccgtagtgaagggctccgtaaatgtcggcaacctggggttctttaacgagctctgaaatcgcacagtacacgggcctctagcatttcgcctacatcgaaattcgaccgccgccgccgggatcgaagccccgtctttcgggtcagcagccgagcgccttaaccactgagccaccgcggcggcgtcggCTTTCTTCAAATGATGCATTATCTTACAGGTGTGCATTGTCAACAGAAATCTACGCAGGTGAAGTATCGATACAGTATCTGGTCTGCTGGAGTGATTAGAAAATAATATTGCCCCGGAGTGGCGGCTGCAATCTGGAGAGCGGAAAGACGCCGACAATGGCGTCTAAATAAAACTCTTTActtaggctgacttgcgcccacagtggactgaatcactaggcggcggcgtagcagcaaacgtgctcggcagtcgtcgaacagaatgcccgccgcttaTCGGTTGCATGCAAAGCTAaagcattctggaacaacgtggaAGCGGCTGCGCCTCGATTCGATCAATCGAGATTAATCTGgtcttgcatcacaaagaaaacgataaagcagctttgaagaatgaacaaacaaaaactACAAAGATTTCCGACATTACTCCCCTCTGAGACAAGCACCGACCCGATGCTGTAAAACATAAGGCGACTAGAAACAAAAGGGATTGAGCGTAGTATGGAAACTCAGCGTCCTTAAttttttagcgcgcataatacgcaCTTTCGGCGGACGACATCGACAACTTCTGGTCGTTCTTCGAccttgtaaagaagaaaaaataaaaatggaatgaattttttttgctCACTGTGCTTTATGCTCCACAGGCAGTTTGGATTGGCGTTGTATTCAATTAAAAATGCAAAGCAGCGATTACTCTGTAGTATGTGCGTGATTCACGTGATCCATAATAAAGTTTGAAGGCTACCACCTCTTGGCAAGTGAAACCAGAACAGGCGTGAGAAAAAATTCAGATTTAATTTATTGAGTGGTCATAGGTGAACACCACATGACGATCCAAATAAACTAACGTCCCAGGGCTTATGGCTtattggggtttaatgtcccgaagccactcaggctatgagggacgccgtagtgaaggggtccagaaattttgaccacctggggttctttaacttgcactgacatcgaactgtatacggacctctagaatttcccctccaatAGAATTTTAACGTCTTACGTGTCAATACAAAGAACACACACAACCAATGATTCGGTGTCTGTACACTTTTAAAGCTTTTCTTTTATACTTCAGCGAGTATCTGGTCACATTTTTGACCTATTTATTAAAGGAGTACGGACTACTGAAGCCATTGGTAGACTAAAACCGATAGAATTCCCAGAGGAGACGTGATGAGTAGGAAAATTTTATATTTATCTGAAAATCATGTTTTTCTCGCACAAATATTTTGGACTACCGCCAATATCCACACATGCTTCCTATAGTTTAATAGTCTCGCCAAACATCCAAGAAACGCAGATGTTATAGTGCTTATTTCAATCTGCTTCGAGTTACTGCAGTTGATATAGTTCTGATATATTGTACTATTTTAAAGCAACCAACTTATTTATCGAGAATCAGCACCGATTCCTACATAACAGGTTGCGCCAATTGAAAGTGTGGTACTTTATGCCTGAACTTAGTTATTCTCTCAACATGTCGATTTCCCCCGAAACAAATTTCATGGATTTTTTTTAGGGTTTCAGTTGTGTTGCTCACTAACATATGCTAATAATGTGCACAAAGTGAGCGTGCGGTGAGAATTCCAATAAATAGTGAGTTCGAATTGCCAACCGTATTTCCATACGGCGCCCTTCATAGCcttaatcgctttgggacgtaaaatccataaacaaaaccaaacaccAGTTCATGTAATATCAGCTGTCCTGCAGGGTGAAGTACCAGAAGCCTTGCtttttgaaaatgaaatgaactacATACCGTCAAACATCCATTCATCTTTGAGCttctagagcgaaagctctacccCTCCCGTACagagctgaaggtcatgtggccctgaaatttgaccttgaaACCAGGAGGAGCGGAAGCTTCGCTCTGACGTCATGCAACATGACTCAccacgcctcgccacagctgtaAGCGTTGAGCGGAAGGCGCTCGCTGGCCTTGctactatcgaatcacgtgactaactgcgcctcgccacagctgcgtatgcggggCCGACCGCACTCTCGCAACTgtcggaaatcgcgtgacgcgccgttcGCAATATAAAAGCGTGTAACGTGTGCTTGGCTTCACACAAAGCCATGGATGAGCAACATGCCGGAACTAGTGCGTCGATGTTGTATCGTCGACGTCGAGCGCAATCTTACTATATTTACCATATGGAGAGGCGTCAGATTGCACAACcgtgcttaacagagctttcgctagTCTTACTTGATTCAGATTTGTTGGAGcacagttaattttttttcacagaaggGTGCGCAATTTACCAGCAGATTTCAGTCGGCGGGATCTACAGAAACTTCAGGGCGCGTTGCATGAACTCAAACGATGGTGGTAATGCTGAGAAATAAATTTCACATGAGATAAACTTAATTTACAATAGTGCAAGGTCCAGCATGACACCGTGAGAGAAGTGCTGAACGAGCAGTAACGTAATGAAACCTCTGTCTGTATATATTTTATGTGTGCATTTTTCAATTTCTAAACTAACGTTCAATGCTTATACAGAAGATAAATATAGGCAGTCATTTAAACATTTGGTCTCCTGGGATGactttcaagaaaaaaatattctgatCATAAACAAGGTAGTTATTCGTGAAGTTTTATTTATTAAATGATGGCGTCAAGAAGCAGCGGGTAGAGAGCACATGCGCTCTCGTTACGACGCTATTTGAAAATGTACAACGCATCTGCACGGTTCCGTCAGGTCGAAATGAACTTGAAGCGAAAGGAGTTGAAAAATATTGTGCAGCAGCAAAATACCAAAAGGTGAATTGAACAGCTATTTTTCTTTAGAACAAATTTGCTTTTGTGTACAGGAATGAATAGATATTGCAGATCAGCGTGACATTTTCAAACGGTTCTTTCATAGATATAATTGCGCACATTCTACGAACCGAATGACATCCGTTCCTACGAACCGAATGACATCcgtcttcctttgttctttcactccctccgttatcccttcccttacggcgcggttcaggtgtccaacgatctatgagacagatactgcgccatttcctttccccaaaaaaccaattaatattattattattataattaatattattattattgttattatttttattaatattattatatgaCATCCGTCTATAATCCTTTCCTTCCTCATGCACATTTCATAAAAATTTCAATTTTGTTCATTGAGTGCGCCCAGATGGTGATCCAGAGCAAGAGAAAAAACTTCAGTACTTGCAGAAAATATAAGAGGCgtaaatgttttaaaaaaaatcaaaattttatGGAAAAGATACTGTGTGCCCAAGGAAAAAATTTTGCTTATACTGTAGAATTGAGTATAATCAGAAGAGAAATACAGCGTAGCGGCTAACTGTTTTAGCAAGCTATTGTCACGGGATGTAAAAATCTTATGCGTTTTTTGTTCTCTTATTTTACGAGTTCACCGCTTTAGAATTCAATAGCCGCGGTAGCgcagtgcttatggtgctcggccgcGGACACGATAGGcgagagttcgatcccggccgcggcggtcgcatttcgatggattcGAGGATTCTAAATGTTAAAGGCCTGTGTACTTTGcatgtcagtgcaagttgaagaaCCTCAAAAGGTAGAAATTATCCGGTGTCTTCCAGTACGGCATCGTTCATAGCCTGAATGGCTTTGAGACGTTATACTTCATAATCTTGAAGTTCAAAAGTCAAGCCATAAAGCTCATTGCGTTTCAAAGTTTTCCTTTCCGCGAGGATTCAACATATGACTATATGCATGTAAAATATAATACACATTGGGAATTCGGTACACAAAAAGACTGCCTTCATATAGGCACACTGATTTTCGTTTACCAGGGGTTTTTtctctgttttatttatttggaGGTACAGCTGCAAAACAATTTCTATAACGTGAGCAAGGAAAAGCTTGCTATCGTATTAAGTTTTCAGAATATTCACTACATTCTCTGTTAAGCGTGACTCAGGTGTGTATCTTTATAATTCGTTTGGACCTCCTTGCACATCTTGTAATGGATTTCCGAGATTTTATTCGTGAACCTTCTTCTGTCTTCACTGTAGCGCTTCAAAAATTCAATAAAAAATCAATAAATTTCTTCCCTGCAAACAACTTTTCTGTAGCtgtctacttacctgcggccctCAGGTAGGCGCAACCCGTTCTTAGCGAGCGGGATTGCCTGCCCAGTGAACGGCGAGTCCACGGTGACGACGATGGCAGAGAAGTTATTTCGTTCCGCCCGTTTTACCAGCGACTTCGTGAGGAACCGGTTGCGGAAGATATACACTTGCTGCCATAGCAGGGCATCCGGAACTCTGGCTCTAATGTCTTCGAGGGACGCAGTGCTCATCGCACTCAGGATCATCACCGTGCCGGCGTCCCGTGCGGCTGCAGGGCGAGAAATGAAGGTGCTTTCAGAGAACCCTTTGAAGGAGAAGTTGGCGCATTTTAAATTCAGGATGTGTACACAGTAAAGATGAATGGCGCAATGGAACAAACACAAGAAGACACTGAGGCATAAAGAGCACTccttctgtctctgtgtcttcctgtgtgtgttcctttgcgccattcaactttatgatgaacaagctagcccaacagcaagtacttctgtgTTCATAGGTCGTCAAAAGTTCTGAGTCCTCATTATCTGCGTTAGAGTCACATATGAATTCATATGTGTCCCATATGAATTGATATCGGACACATGGGTGTTCCATATGGAGACCGATATTACTTCTTATGGGGCACAGGGGAGCAAGTGCAGTTGATATGGGAGGTGATATGTGGGCGTGCGGGCATATGTGCCTATATGCTGATATTAACCCTGATTAGGGTAACATGAATTTTCTTATTATGATGAAGCTCTACAAGACCTGGATATCTATATGTAAACAATGAGTCCCCCTGCCACCATCGCGCGTGCACCAGCCTGTGGTTCATTCTATGGTTTCTTGTGTGTTTGCTTTCTCCGAATGCTTAGCCGGAAGTGTATTCTTGACGCTGCTCCTCCGCTGGCCGCATACGAAGCTAAATGACGCACTATGCCAGGAATTTATTACCCAGATAGCTGTGTGCAGCTAGAATTACGTGCGTTTTGAGAGTACAACATGAAAGAGTACAACATTGAAATTATGACTTTCTATTATGGTTCTACCCAAACCGGTGCTTATAAAGATACAGGGCATCAGTGACACCTGCTGATAGCCGGCAAAAATATTCAGCACATTTGGAAGGCAAGCAGCTATAGCTACCACTGCAATTTGCTCACTTGATAAAAAAATCTACAAAGAGCGAAAATGCGTTTTTGCCGCAGACGTGAGAAAATAATGCGCTTTTTCCAGCGACCGACGTGGCTTTAGTGCTCATAGGACTGCtaagcctgtggaagagccgtgTGACAGATCGCCACGCAGTGCTGCCACGTTCATCGAAGTCTCTCTTCAGGGAGCAGTGTGATATGGTGCGGGGGGTAAAGgctgcgcaggatcgacctcCTGCCTGGCCCCCTTACCCTgatgcatgcgtgtgtctcccggaattttTATGCGCGGGAAAAGTAAGAGCTGCATGCTGGCGTGATTGTTTATGACGGGTTGCGGGATGCGATCTGGTTAAGTAGGACTTGAAGCCATGTGGGGGCTGTACTTCCGTGCAATGAAAACAAAGATCGACGTAGCTTAGTGGTTAGAGTGCGCAGCTGAGAATGTTAAGGTGACTAGTTAAGGTGACCAGATTTTGGCACGCTTGTTTTCTCGTTCTTCTTTTGCATTCTTCTTTATGACAAGTGTATCCACGAGTTAACACGTAAATTGGAATCGTATTTCCATAGCTCCCACATTTTCAAAAATCCGCACCCCATATAAACCGTATTTCTCATTTGGTCCATATTGCCCATATGACCCATATCGCCCATATAACCCGTATGGCCCTTATCAACCATATCCAATAACACCCTATGCATATGGGGTGCTTTATATAGGACGGGGCCCGAGTAAAAGCTGCCCattgacagcttgacaaagccatGGACCCTTTATTACATTGGGTATAGCACAGGAGGTGAAGAAGCATGGCTTTTacaatgacaaaaaaagaaaaaaggaactcAAGTCAGCATAAAATAGCCCTTCAATGAGAAACACAGCAACAAAGAAGTAAAAACCTTTACCACATCATGTTACCGATAATCTTTTGAATCAAATGACAGGTGAAAAAACAGAAAACTCAAAACCACTAACACTGTCTCAAGAAATTATGCTCCCAAAGCAAACACAAATAGAAAGCAAGCGAAAAGAGCAAGAAAGGTTATGTGTGCGAGAGAATCAGTTGTGTTAAAGTTTTGTATGAGATATTCTCTAGATTAATACTTTGTTCTTGTTGctcattaaatttttctgtcagCCTATTTTCTAACCGAGGTAGGAATTTGCAGAGCGAGACGTTTTTATTTCCCAATAAATTCTGATTTCTTTTTGCTTATGTCAGAGCTCGTTTTTTTCTTCAGCTAGTGTTGAAGAAAAGACGTGTGATTAGACAATTCATGATTAATAGCTCGACACAGGCGATAAAGAAAGATTTCTGGTATCGCAATTATTGTACACAATGGGAAAAGCTCTGCAGTGTAGTAAGAATGCGGGAGGCATTCAAGCAGACGCAGAACATCTCcggaaattttcaccacctggggttctttaacgggcactgacaccgcacagcacacgggcctcaggaatttcgcctccatcgaaactcgaccgccgtggccggcatcgaacccgcgtctttcgggtctgcagccgagcgccataaccactcaaccatcGAGGTGGCAGTAGCGACGGTAGCGTCCGCACGAAATTATCAAACACTGAGGGCAGACGTGCAAACTCAATTCAATGTTCAAGCATACCTTGCGCAGTTCCAAACTCTCCAATTGGATCCGCTATCATGTGGGCGGCTGATGGGGAGAACCCGACTGGAAAAGATATCTTCCTTCCCAACACTGTGGTGGCGGTGTTAATTTTTGACACGTCTACGAGGGCACGGGGCCGGAAGCGGAGCCTGCGAAGATAGTGAAAATAAAAGCGTGACGAGAAAGAATTTCACGATAGCGGGGCCGAGGCTCCGGCCGCGTATTAAAAGCTCAGGAGAGGTAAAAGGTGCTAAAAATGAATGCACGGTAAATGACCGACACAAGCATGATGCTCTCTTTAGACTGATTGTAGCGCCCCccccagcgcgcgcgcgcgcgcgcgcacacacacacacacacacacacacacacacacacacacacacacacacacacacacacacacacacacacacacacacacacacacacacacacacacacacacacacacacacacacacacacacacacacacacacacacacacacacacacacacacacacacacacacacacacacacacacacacacacacacacacacacacacacacacacacacacacacacacacacacacacacacacacactctctctctctttctctctctgctgAAAAGTGCTGTTTTTACGCTGCTCAAAATTGGTGAGACTCTGCCAGCTTATCCAAACTAatcgcaaaaatatttttttaccaCAGGTAAGATTTGAAGTTTCCAAAGACGGTTACCTCTTGAAAGCCTTTATGTTTTCTTTCAGAGTTTGTTCCTGGTCTGCGCCACTGGCGATATAGCTCCTTGTGGCGTTGTCCAAGAATTCCTCGCCCAAGCGCTGTATGTCTCCTATCGTGACCACGAGGTTGCCGCGATCACCATTCGATGCAACCCCTTGGGCTCGAACGAAGCTCACTGCAATCAGTGCGGACACGTTGAACCCTGTCAGCTTGCATTGGCGTGCTTCATAAACTTGTTGTTCCAGAAAGCGTTAATCGTAGAATGTTTGTGCATAGCTCCAGTCTCCATTTGCTATAAGCACATACGGTCTTGCGAGATCAAGCCGTGGACATCTCGAACAAAAGGTAAAAAATGACCCACAAAAATAACTTGGGGTCTTCTTAACCACattattaaagaagaaaatgcggtGGCATTTGAAAGCTGGCCCACCGCCATATATTGCAAAGGGCCCTCATAATTTTTTTAAGCAGGACTATCCCAGATAATTAAGGTGGATTATTGGGTGGATTGTGCCGGAATAATACAGATAAATGATTGTATTATTGTGAATTAGCGGGCCGAATTAGTACTACCCCAGTTGGAAATCCAATCAACCGCTCGAgctgtgctgcggtgatggcgcagTTAAAGAAGAGCATCTTTTAATTGAATTACCCAGGCTCTGGAAAAGACCGACGATGGATAGACATTGTGAATCTGTTGTTTCCACAGAATGTCACCTCAGTATAATGACTGTGCACTTAAAAGAAATGTATGCTGAGACTGAGTTGAAACAGGAGTGGCACTCATCCTTCGTTCtgtgctttatttctttttttgagtgTTTTAATTGTTGCTTAGATATATCTTTTTATTATGCACACTTGTGCGTTCTGCATtgcctcttttctcgtgcttggtgTTAAGGTGTGTCATGCTATGTATCATATTAATTTGTCAGTGTTTTCC includes these proteins:
- the LOC144102364 gene encoding uncharacterized protein LOC144102364, with protein sequence MTVDFIYVAHFSAQQRRSSTVAVPKVGSSPCSKASGRQLGSFTVPYDTPPVAASPPAPNIVVPQPRDLGTLCVTDDVDVENWLAMYERIMSFVRAQGVASNGDRGNLVVTIGDIQRLGEEFLDNATRSYIASGADQEQTLKENIKAFKRLRFRPRALVDVSKINTATTVLGRKISFPVGFSPSAAHMIADPIGEFGTAQAARDAGTVMILSAMSTASLEDIRARVPDALLWQQVYIFRNRFLTKSLVKRAERNNFSAIVVTVDSPFTGQAIPLAKNGLRLPEGRSFANLKVACPACPFTFNPASRYFVGALLSPMSSWRDISWLRRTTKLPIVAKGILTARMAITAARYGASAIIVSNHGGRQLDGDPATIEALSEVVAAVGDHVEVYLDGGVRSGADAAKALSLGARAVFVGRPALWGLAYNGKEGVDKVLEILRSELNRTMQLLGCPNSSDLCTDFIAREGHYSEPLPSTCKRRHS